The proteins below come from a single Rosa rugosa chromosome 2, drRosRugo1.1, whole genome shotgun sequence genomic window:
- the LOC133727802 gene encoding uncharacterized protein LOC133727802 produces the protein MSKKPVYVELDVQKFWNSVNDTLTAVISRALNLSPEFQKLDHIKQQATYFATEITKGVCVLTYLKLRAVNFSLDFGLGASRFFKKPMVHSPFEVPQPFGVAISGLGFVRITSLPFEQIICPTLSEVNATGLCLPSDQSWSFHRYSQAVEFAKGIGLKFSTVDLSVNLGSSWWLYRPVVDGGIFRLQCILPPDNYSKESAVVRTLFMSSSVDNIAGHEIFDLSSVENHDYGSMLRNPHEGINVSTYLAFEEVAEN, from the coding sequence ATGTCAAAGAAGCCAGTGTACGTAGAACTCGACGTTCAAAAATTCTGGAACAGCGTCAACGACACCCTCACCGCAGTGATTTCCCGCGCTCTTAACTTGAGCCCCGAATTCCAAAAACTCGACCATATTAAGCAACAAGCCACCTACTTCGCCACTGAAATCACAAAGGGAGTCTGCGTTCTTACTTATCTCAAGCTAAGAGCTGTTAATTTCTCTCTCGACTTCGGCCTAGGCGCTTCTAGATTCTTCAAGAAGCCGATGGTTCATTCCCCCTTTGAGGTCCCACAACCATTTGGGGTTGCTATCTCTGGACTAGGGTTTGTACGAATCACCAGTCTGCCGTTTGAGCAGATCATATGCCCCACTCTTTCGGAGGTTAACGCCACCGGGCTTTGCTTGCCGTCGGATCAAAGCTGGTCGTTTCATAGATATTCTCAAGCTGTGGAATTTGCAAAAGGGATTGGTCTTAAGTTTTCGACTGTTGATTTGTCTGTGAACTTAGGTTCGAGCTGGTGGCTGTACCGGCCGGTTGTGGATGGAGGCATCTTTCGACTGCAGTGTATCCTACCTCCAGATAACTACAGTAAAGAGAGTGCGGTGGTGAGAACTTTGTTTATGAGTTCGAGTGTGGATAATATTGCCGGACACGAGATCTTTGATCTGTCTAGTGTTGAGAACCATGACTATGGTTCTATGCTTCGAAATCCACACGAAGGCATCAACGTTTCCACTTATCTTGCATTTGAAGAAGTTGCTGAGAATTGA